The Actinopolyspora erythraea genome has a segment encoding these proteins:
- the mnhG gene encoding monovalent cation/H(+) antiporter subunit G, giving the protein MSWLDLFSAVCLIAGAMSCLFGAIGLLTFPDVAARLQAATKPQTLGLVLILLGSAVHLELRYASGLILVGLFQALTAPVLAQLVGRAAYRAGSVRHETLDTDHLARRIERERGGTL; this is encoded by the coding sequence ATGAGCTGGCTGGATCTGTTCTCGGCGGTATGCCTGATAGCCGGTGCGATGTCCTGTCTGTTCGGTGCGATAGGATTACTGACTTTTCCCGATGTCGCGGCCAGGCTCCAGGCCGCGACCAAACCACAAACCCTGGGGCTCGTGCTGATACTGCTCGGCAGCGCGGTGCACCTGGAACTCCGCTACGCCTCCGGGCTCATTCTGGTCGGGCTGTTCCAGGCGCTCACCGCGCCGGTGTTGGCCCAGCTCGTGGGGCGTGCCGCCTATCGCGCGGGCAGTGTCCGGCACGAGACTCTCGACACCGACCACCTGGCGCGGCGGATCGAACGCGAACGCGGCGGGACTTTGTGA
- a CDS encoding monovalent cation/H+ antiporter complex subunit F, which translates to MGVVFAITFGLLCLAGLLSLVRLLLGRGTLDRIVALDVFITLIVAATCVGMGLNEDGSNVALVAAFALLAFIGSVSAARLVEKKESHR; encoded by the coding sequence ATGGGCGTGGTGTTCGCGATCACATTCGGTTTGTTGTGCCTCGCGGGATTGCTCTCCCTGGTGCGTTTGCTCCTCGGCCGGGGAACCCTGGACCGCATAGTGGCGTTGGATGTGTTCATCACGTTGATCGTCGCCGCCACGTGTGTGGGGATGGGGTTGAACGAGGACGGGTCGAATGTGGCGTTGGTCGCGGCATTCGCCTTGTTGGCGTTTATCGGTTCGGTCAGTGCCGCACGCCTCGTGGAGAAGAAGGAGTCGCACCGATGA